The sequence AGTACAGTCTTATTAACCAGCCAACTAAAATGTGAGTAGCTCTCATAATTAAACACTTACTGAGCTGTGTCCTCATTCTGATGTTTCTGTGACTTAGTATATAATTTGACAGTCAATCGATCCACCACTTCCTTAGGTGCAGGTATAGATCCAAGAGAAGATATTGAAGGCTGAGAGGACAGCACCGCAGATTGCTGGTGAATTTCATCCAGaacctaattaaaatatatataaaagattcaACTTATAGAGGTGGTAATGGAATTAATCAAATACTGGAAGATGGCTGTCAGTGATATTTATAGTGTATTACCTCAAACAGAGCTTCAGCTAGGATGACAATTCTTGATATGCTAGCTCTAGCACTTGTGTCATCATTTaaattggcatcttggttagTCGCATGACATGTACAACGACCTGTTCTATAATGACCAGATAATATACAAGATCTCTCATGTCCGGACAGGTTCTCAAAACGGCTTCCTAGTCGCTGAAGAGCACCGACCTACAGTATTCAATAGCCATTAAAACAGGTAACAGAGGCAAAGCAGATGGCAAAGGGATAGTATGGAGTCCAAGTAATGGGTCACTTTTATATCCTTACAGCTAAAAGAAGTTTCAGACATCAGGTAAGCAGAACGCAGAACATATTAAATCTAGATAACCCAATGGAAAAGATTTTGGTCCAAGTTATGTCCCAAATAATGCCAAATGGTTGGCAAGCCGAACACTACATGTACAGGCACTAATGTAGAATGATCCAAGCCAAAGATGCTGTGTTTGTGTCATGAAAATATGTGTTACAAAAACTTGAGTAATTACTTAGTGCAGGGATGTACAAACCTGAGATCGTATTCTTCTCCTCCGTTCAAGAAAGTTTGACCTATGTTCCAATAAGTCATGATACCTGGACGCTCTTGATCGTGTAGTTTCCAGCTCATGATCATGAGTGCTGCTAGAAGGAGGATATGTGGTTGGTGAGTTTAGACCATCGCCTTCAGATTCTGATACCCTTGTTTCACCACCCAAGGCTTGTCTCCCAATAACCTGAAAGACGTCTCTCAATTGTCTCTCTTGTTGCAAAGGACAAGATGTGACATCAGATAGTGATGATCGACGAAGAACTCTATCACGAAGTCTTCCCACACTAAGGGTTCTGCTAAAACGAACATTACTATCAGCAGGTTCTTGTGCTCCAGTTCGCCTATCAGACATTCTAGTCTCAAAACTATCTGAATCACTAAAAATTCTCGGAGAATGTGAGGTTCCATCGATCCACACTCTGGTGCTACCTCCTTCTCTCCGTGCATCATGACTAGAAGAAATTGTCTGATTACCTCGATTGTTGTCCAAGGAATCAGATGCCCCATTGTTAGGCTGCAAACTGGGATCAGTGTCTTCATGGTACACTCTGTGGGTTCTGTTGATCAGGGATGCAGGCAGCAAATCACTACTTTGTTGAGCTCCGTTTCCATCAATGACACCATTGCCAGATCTTGGATGAAGACATATACCCTTTTTTTCATTTAGCATTTGGAGATTTGTAGAAGAGTTGCAATAACCTCTAGATGAACCTAAACTAGTGGCTCTGCTAAGTCTAAAGCTCACATTACCAGGAACAAAGCTAAATCGAGAAAGAAAGCTACTTTGAGAGGTCAAAGCTGGACCAGAAGCATCTCGAGTGGAGCTGCTACCCACCCTGGAAGCAGCATTTGTGATACTAGCTTGACGCCATTCATCCAAGTCAACATTAGAAGATACACAAGTTTCATCAGATTGTTCACCTTTAACCTTTCTGTAAGACTCAATTTTGGCCTGTTCTAATTCTCTTTTAGTCTGGCCAGTAGATGAAGCATTGCCTTCATTTTCTTTGCTCATGTGATCACAAACCTGAGGCATGAGTACTACAATCTTAGTGCTTGAGGAATTTCTAGCTAATCAAACATCTTACTGATTGCATACAAATAATTAGATGCAATAAAcacaaaaaatagaaatatctgATAGTCATTAAGTAAAAAGCTCCCcaattctcttttctttttccctttcagTAGAGTTAAGACATCAATGCGTTCTTCCTCTTTATCAGTTTCCtctaaattagttatttattaatctacAAGCATATGTGCTTCCATTGTTCAATACACAATCCAGTTGACCGGGAGATTGGAGCACATATTTAATGCAATTATGCTTATTATAATCGCataaaattcaataagaagaaacaataagaaacaataataattacgAAGGAGTAAACATTCTTTTGGGAAACTCTAAAAGGTGAAAAATAACCCAAATGCAAGAACAGAGAGTTCATATACATGAATCTTAGGATAATAAAGATTGAAAATCtaagaggaaaagaagaaggacTTACTTGGTCATTGTCACCATTGTTTCTTCTGTCTCGACACTCAGAAGGCAACCCAAGACAATAACATGAATGGAAAAGCTTAACACTACACCCTTTCCCTTTTCCGCTTGATGATGAGACTTTGCTTCCACTTGATCCCATGTTTTGATTTTGCTCTCAAAAATGACACTCTTGTTACACTATTACCGCACCCACAATGACACCCATTATCCAATAATTATCTCCGGATCTGTTACACATTATTGATACCATAATGTTTTTGAATAATGGATTCATTACATTGGATTTAATGGGGAGGGATATGTTATTATTGTAAGAAAGAGGAGTGTGATTTCAAATAGAAGGAAAGCAACGTTTTGTTGCTTCTCACTTTGTGTGCAGAGAAAATTTATTAGTGTCTTAATGAACAGGTGCCACGTCACTGCTACAAAACATATTTTCTGCACTGCTGTCCACCAAATTATTTTggttatatataaatttctttttctttttctttttccagaataaatattgttttgaattgtttttaaaagaagaaccgaatattcttttttagacattttgtaaattttgataaacTACAAAAGAATTCTTTAGGAATactcattttctatttaacaatttattttattattttacaattggtaatttcttttcattttaatttcctGTTAgttaatatactaaaaatttatgatcatatattattatataacatctaatttttatatcaaattcttaattaaatagcTTATGATACAATGAGTTATAGTCAAACTCATGGttaataatattgatatataattttaattttatagaaaacaaagtaaattattaaaatgaattttataatacttttatagttatttttttaaacaatttgATAATAAACGTATTTgtgttattcttttttaagaagCTTAATTCGTCGTCGTTTCAACAAAACCCTTAACTCTCACTTCTTTTGCTTCTTGCTTTTGTGATTTGAATGGCGGACACGCGAGAGCGTAGGGGAAGTCTCCGGTGGGCTTAGTGGCAAGGTAATTTTGTTTTCTACTTTGAATGGATTGAAgacaaattcataattttgttATCGTTGCAAGCCTAGAATAACAGAATGCTTGTAGAAAAAAAAGTGAGAATTCGATGAAGCCCTAAGAAGGGGGCATGGTTGCTTTACAAGGAGGAGGATAATTGAATGGGACAAAATTAAtggaaaaagtaaaaaatgagCTTTTCAGATAAAAAATACTTTCTCCTTTTTGAGAATATTAGCTAACAGAATGCTAATATTCACAATTCACAACTACTTGTAGGCTTGCAAGGACATGCTGATTGTGAATTTGTGATGCATTCACATTTGCGTTCTCACTGCTGATGCTTCTTGGATAAGATAAATGATACAGTTTGGGCAAAATGCTAATTATCATGTAGAATGCAAGATATAatgagaattatttttttcatcatGCAGTCAAATGAGATGCACGATATAGCTTTAGGTCTGATTCTTAAGCTATTCTAGATCTAGACACACAACAGGTTCTTAAGTTATCAACTTGTCAATTTCATGATTGTACTAGTGCAACACTTCGCTAGTTTTCACCACCATCACCCAATGCAGTGAAAATGGCAACTTAACTGGATCATGTTGAATAGCATTTTAACATTCAGGTTATCTAGTGAGATTCATTTGGTCATTATGACTTGCAAGAATTTTACCCTGTCATAGTTTTGTACATCTAAATTAGTGGACATAGGATAGGGTCTGGTCCACACTTCAAATGCCATTGAACTTAAAATAGTATTTGAGTATCCATCTATGAGCATCATGATATTAGAAAAGTCCTTCATAGCGGTCGAGTACATTCACAGTGTTATCCTAACCATTTGACCTGTATCTAACAGGCTTTAAGATAAGAGATAGCATAGAGCTTGCCGTAGAGGATCAGAGTTTGTTAGAAGTAGAAGAAAGGTAGAAATATGTTGGACATCAATCTATTCAGAGAAGACAAGGGCCACAACTCTGAACTCATCTGGGAATCTCAACGTCGCCGTTTTGCCAATGTTAATATAGTTGATGAGATCATTCTCCTTGACAAGGAGTGGAGGCAGcgtaataatattaattagtcTTGTTGTttctattattgttattattagtCCTCCTCcaactttattaatttgatttatttttctggTTTTAGGTCAATTTGAGCTCGATAACCTCCGCAAGGattttaataagataaacaAACAAGTTGCTAAACTCAAAATTGTAAGCATTTGTTTAATataatacaattttaattgttgtttactgctttctttttctgattttgatttatttaataaaaaaaggcaGGTGAGGATGCAACTGAAATGATAAACAATACTAATGAGAACAAGCGATTGAGTGCTGAGAAAGAAGCACAAGTGCAGGAGGCTGCCTTAGCTTTGAACAAGAAATTGGAACAAGTTGGGAACCTTGTGCACGATTCTGTGCCCATTAGTAACGATGAGGTCTCTGcttattatttttggtttcattttttttttcatgtttACTCCAATCCTGAAATTGTTGCAATTACATTTGTCTATTATAAATCTCCAGGCTAATAATTTTGTGATTCGTGTTTGGGGTGAGAAACGCTGGGAGCCTAAATTAAAAAACCATGTCGAGCTTGTTGAGTTTCTAGGAATTGCAGATACTAAGAAGGGTATACTGATAGTTTTTAATTGATGTTagatctattaatttattgtataCCATATTTCTACTGCATGCTTCATTTGTAATGACCAATAGGATTATGTTTTCTGCTATTATTGTTTGTTGGATTATGATGACTCAAGTATCACATGGAAGTTTTCTGTCATCCATTTTTGTATTGGCTCTGTTCTTTAACTTATGCTGATGTTTTTCGTAGCCATAGCCATGATGGAAAAACTATCGTGATTGAATTTCTTCTATTAATATCTGTTGCTCTTATTATTGGAATTTTTCTTGGTAGTTTGTTGGCTATGTAAAACTTTTTCGAATGCTGATATGCTTGAAATGATTAGGTGCCAATGTAGCTGGAGGTAGAGGCTACTATTTGAAAGGGGCTGGTGTACGACTTAATCAAGCATTGATCAATTTTGGGCTAGATTTTTTGGAGAAAAGGGGTTACACAGCCTTGCAGACTCCCTTTTTCATGAGAAAAGACGTTATGGCAAAATGTGCTCAGTTAGCACAATTCGATGAAGAACTTTACAAGGTGAAAAGCTTTAgcttatgatattttatatccTTGAAACAACCTTCACATGtatgtgtatttttttttttttttggtactTCAGTTACTCCTAGATGTGAAGTTCAGTAACTTGGTATTTGATAGGTGACTGGTGAAGGAGACGACAAATATCTAATTGGTACAGCTGAACAGCCACTCTGTGCTTATCATTTAGATGATTGGATCCATCCCTCACAGCTACCAATCAGGTTATACTTGTAACAATTGTTGGTCTGTGGGAGAATACTGTCATTGATTCATCAGCCtcattaatttcattttctttttgccaGATATGCTGGATACTCATCTTGTTTCTGTAAAGAAGCTGGTTCGCATGGTCGTGATACTTTGGGAATTTTTCGAGTTCATCAGTTTGAAAAAGTGGAGCAATTCTGCAATACCAGCCCAAATGGCAACGATTCTTGGGCCATGCATGAGGAAATGATCAAGAACTCTGAGGATTTCTACAAGATGGTAAGCATCCTTTTCTTGGAAAATTAAAGAATGTCTTCATGtcttattgttttcttgattcttgGTTTCGGAAAAAGCATAACAGATTCCAATTGAACATGGCTGGCTCTTTACCTGGCACCTGCCATAAGATTAGGAACATGAACAGTAGCTTCTGAAAACAATTCTGGGTTTTGTATACAAGGCAATGCCTCATTGTTGGTATGCTAATAATCTCATTTCAATGACAAATTATATGAGTGTTCTGACAGTTTTCTCCTCAAACAGCTGAACATCCCATACCAAGTTGTGGCTATTGTTTCTGGTGCTTTAAATGATGCAGCTGCAAAGAAGTATGATTTGGAAGCGTGGTTTCCTGCCTCAGAAACATGCAGAGAGTTGGTCTCCTGTTCAAATTGCACAGACTACCAATCAAGAAAGTTAGAAATACGATATGGGCAGAAAAAGGTAGGTCTTGCACACTTCTTTTCTCCCCCATGGtctcattaataatcaaacaattgttaagtttctcatattctgtTGGCTGTTTTGTGCTTGGTTGCAGAGCAATGAGCAGGCAAAGCAATATGTTCACTTGTTGAACTCTACCCTCACTGC comes from Ricinus communis isolate WT05 ecotype wild-type chromosome 5, ASM1957865v1, whole genome shotgun sequence and encodes:
- the LOC8280121 gene encoding uncharacterized protein LOC8280121 isoform X3, translated to MGSSGSKVSSSSGKGKGCSVKLFHSCYCLGLPSECRDRRNNGDNDQVCDHMSKENEGNASSTGQTKRELEQAKIESYRKVKGEQSDETCVSSNVDLDEWRQASITNAASRVGSSSTRDASGPALTSQSSFLSRFSFVPGNVSFRLSRATSLGSSRGYCNSSTNLQMLNEKKGICLHPRSGNGVIDGNGAQQSSDLLPASLINRTHRVYHEDTDPSLQPNNGASDSLDNNRGNQTISSSHDARREGGSTRVWIDGTSHSPRIFSDSDSFETRMSDRRTGAQEPADSNVRFSRTLSVGRLRDRVLRRSSLSDVTSCPLQQERQLRDVFQVIGRQALGGETRVSESEGDGLNSPTTYPPSSSTHDHELETTRSRASRYHDLLEHRSNFLERRRRIRSQVGALQRLGSRFENLSGHERSCILSGHYRTGRCTCHATNQDANLNDDTSARASISRIVILAEALFEVLDEIHQQSAVLSSQPSISSLGSIPAPKEVVDRLTVKLYTKSQKHQNEDTAHIFSSLLNTDVISALWSMRKGTACGFCLAIMNFIEHV
- the LOC8280121 gene encoding uncharacterized protein LOC8280121 isoform X1, translated to MGSSGSKVSSSSGKGKGCSVKLFHSCYCLGLPSECRDRRNNGDNDQVCDHMSKENEGNASSTGQTKRELEQAKIESYRKVKGEQSDETCVSSNVDLDEWRQASITNAASRVGSSSTRDASGPALTSQSSFLSRFSFVPGNVSFRLSRATSLGSSRGYCNSSTNLQMLNEKKGICLHPRSGNGVIDGNGAQQSSDLLPASLINRTHRVYHEDTDPSLQPNNGASDSLDNNRGNQTISSSHDARREGGSTRVWIDGTSHSPRIFSDSDSFETRMSDRRTGAQEPADSNVRFSRTLSVGRLRDRVLRRSSLSDVTSCPLQQERQLRDVFQVIGRQALGGETRVSESEGDGLNSPTTYPPSSSTHDHELETTRSRASRYHDLLEHRSNFLERRRRIRSQVGALQRLGSRFENLSGHERSCILSGHYRTGRCTCHATNQDANLNDDTSARASISRIVILAEALFEVLDEIHQQSAVLSSQPSISSLGSIPAPKEVVDRLTVKLYTKSQKHQNEDTAQCYICLVEYEEGDSMRILPCHHEFHRTCIDKWLKEIHRLCPLCRGDVCSPDSFPSKN
- the LOC8280121 gene encoding uncharacterized protein LOC8280121 isoform X2, whose product is MGSSGSKVSSSSGKGKGCSVKLFHSCYCLGLPSECRDRRNNGDNDQVCDHMSKENEGNASSTGQTKRELEQAKIESYRKVKGEQSDETCVSSNVDLDEWRQASITNAASRVGSSSTRDASGPALTSQSSFLSRFSFVPGNVSFRLSRATSLGSSRGYCNSSTNLQMLNEKKGICLHPRSGNGVIDGNGAQQSSDLLPASLINRTHRVYHEDTDPSLQPNNGASDSLDNNRGNQTISSSHDARREGGSTRVWIDGTSHSPRIFSDSDSFETRMSDRRTGAQEPADSNVRFSRTLSVGRLRDRVLRRSSLSDVTSCPLQQERQLRDVFQVIGRQALGGETRVSESEGDGLNSPTTYPPSSSTHDHELETTRSRASRYHDLLEHRSNFLERRRRIRSQVGALQRLGSRFENLSGHERSCILSGHYRTGRCTCHATNQDANLNDDTSARASISRIVILAEALFEQSAVLSSQPSISSLGSIPAPKEVVDRLTVKLYTKSQKHQNEDTAQCYICLVEYEEGDSMRILPCHHEFHRTCIDKWLKEIHRLCPLCRGDVCSPDSFPSKN
- the LOC8280119 gene encoding serine--tRNA ligase isoform X1 yields the protein MLDINLFREDKGHNSELIWESQRRRFANVNIVDEIILLDKEWRQRQFELDNLRKDFNKINKQVAKLKIAGEDATEMINNTNENKRLSAEKEAQVQEAALALNKKLEQVGNLVHDSVPISNDEANNFVIRVWGEKRWEPKLKNHVELVEFLGIADTKKGANVAGGRGYYLKGAGVRLNQALINFGLDFLEKRGYTALQTPFFMRKDVMAKCAQLAQFDEELYKVTGEGDDKYLIGTAEQPLCAYHLDDWIHPSQLPIRYAGYSSCFCKEAGSHGRDTLGIFRVHQFEKVEQFCNTSPNGNDSWAMHEEMIKNSEDFYKMLNIPYQVVAIVSGALNDAAAKKYDLEAWFPASETCRELVSCSNCTDYQSRKLEIRYGQKKSNEQAKQYVHLLNSTLTATERTLCCILENYQKENGIEIPEPLRVYMGGVSFLPFQNNASTEGKGKKFKA
- the LOC8280119 gene encoding serine--tRNA ligase isoform X2, translating into MINNTNENKRLSAEKEAQVQEAALALNKKLEQVGNLVHDSVPISNDEANNFVIRVWGEKRWEPKLKNHVELVEFLGIADTKKGANVAGGRGYYLKGAGVRLNQALINFGLDFLEKRGYTALQTPFFMRKDVMAKCAQLAQFDEELYKVTGEGDDKYLIGTAEQPLCAYHLDDWIHPSQLPIRYAGYSSCFCKEAGSHGRDTLGIFRVHQFEKVEQFCNTSPNGNDSWAMHEEMIKNSEDFYKMLNIPYQVVAIVSGALNDAAAKKYDLEAWFPASETCRELVSCSNCTDYQSRKLEIRYGQKKSNEQAKQYVHLLNSTLTATERTLCCILENYQKENGIEIPEPLRVYMGGVSFLPFQNNASTEGKGKKFKA